A genomic window from Solanum dulcamara chromosome 11, daSolDulc1.2, whole genome shotgun sequence includes:
- the LOC129874104 gene encoding plant intracellular Ras-group-related LRR protein 4-like, whose amino-acid sequence MGSSGMSNDEIVQEIMRIHGSLPTRPSIDEVEAARALIGNLEKEDQLKIDAIMRQNKRKGVPEELFKILQEMQRNAVLFQSKEQKKEALKLLDLENIHTVFDDLIQRATKCLPSNSQANAPSSSSMDSNGLSLASSVSLSASSSLNPPTTTTATTSSSNFYNAKEPIKASELYSRDDSYLNKANATFLVDGIGVGLRSGDASSGPKIVDSTLKPATSGQEGEKLSLVKLASMIEVSSKKGSRELILRNKLSDQVEWLPDSIGKLSSLITLDLSENRITVLPTTIGGLLSLQKLDLHSNRIIELPDCIGDLLNLVYLDLNGNNLKVLPASFARLAHLQELDLSSNMLSVLPETIGSLVSLRKLIVETNDLEELPHTIGQCTSLKELRVDYNHLKALPEAVGRIESLEILTARYNNIRLLPTTMSSLTNLKELNVSFNEIESVPESLCFATSLVKLNISNNFADLRSLPRSIGNLELLEELDMSNNQIRVLPDSFRMLSSLRILKTDGNPLEVPPGNIVEKGAQAVVRYMADMVANRHLKTQPVKKKKKSWAQICCFSSSNKRQRNGSMDYVNT is encoded by the exons ATGGGGTCGTCAGGAATGTCGAATGACGAAATTGTGCAAGAAATTATGCGAATTCATGGATCTCTACCGACAAGGCCATCGATTGATGAGGTTGAAGCTGCAAGAGCTTTAATTGGAAACCTAGAGAAAGAGGATCAGTTGAAAATAGATGCTATCATGAGGCAAAATAAAAGGAAAGGTGTTCCGGAAGAGCTGTTCAAAATTTTGCAAGAGATGCAGAGAAACGCTGTTCTTTTTCAGAGTAAAGAACAGAAGAAGGAGGCGTTGAAACTTTTAGATCTCGAAAACATTCACACTGTGTTCGACGATTTGATTCAGAGAGCTACGAAATGTTTGCCTTCTAATTCTCAGGCTAATGCACCGTCTTCTTCTTCAATGGATTCGAATGGTTTATCTTTGGCAAGTTCAGTTTCCTTGTCCGCCAGCAGCAGTTTAAATCCTCCGACAACCACAACTGCGACTACTTCATCGTCCAACTTTTATAACGCAAAAGAGCCTATTAAAGCGTCTGAACTGTATAGTAGAGATGATAGTTACTTGAATAAGGCAAACGCCACGTTTCTCGTGGATGGAATTGGTGTTGGGCTTCGATCTGGGGATGCTTCATCAGGGCCTAAAATTGTTGATTCCACCTTAAAGCCGGCAACTAGTG GTCAAGAAGGTGAGAAATTAAGTTTGGTTAAGCTTGCCAGTATGATTGAAGTGTCATCCAAGAAAGGAAGTCGAGAGCTTATTCTTCGGAATAAGTTGTCGGACCAGGTTGAATGGCTTCCAGATTCTATAGGGAAGCTATCAAGTTTGATCACTTTGGATCTGTCTGAGAATCGAATTACTGTCCTACCCACCACCATAGGGGGGCTCTTATCATTGCAAAAGCTAGATTTGCACTCAAACAGAATTATTGAACTGCCTGATTGCATTGGAGATCTTCTTAACTTGGTCTATCTTGACCTCAATGGAAATAACTTGAAGGTGTTGCCCGCGAGTTTTGCTAGGTTAGCTCACCTTCAAGAACTTGATTTGAGCTCTAACATGCTATCAGTACTCCCTGAGACAATTGGCTCCTTAGTAAGTCTTAGGAAATTGATTGTGGAAACTAATGACCTTGAGGAACTTCCTCACACTATTGGTCAATGTACTTCTCTCAAAGAGCTTCGTGTAGACTATAATCATCTTAAAGCTCTTCCTGAAGCAGTGGGACGAATTGAGTCTTTGGAGATTCTGACTGCGCGGTACAATAACATCAGGTTATTGCCTACAACTATGTCATCCCTTACAAACTTGAAAGAGCTCAATGTTAGTTTCAACGAAATCGAATCAGTGCCTGAGAGCTTGTGTTTTGCTACTTCACTGGTAAAGCTGAACATAAGCAACAATTTTGCAGACCTGAGATCACTACCAAGGTCCATTGGGAACCTTGAATTGCTTGAAGAATTGGACATGAGTAACAACCAGATACGAGTTCTTCCAGACTCATTTAGGATGCTCTCAAGTTTGCGGATCCTTAAAACCGATGGAAATCCTTTGGAAGTCCCACCAGGAAACATCGTTGAGAAGGGAGCACAG GCCGTTGTTCGATACATGGCTGATATGGTTGCCAATAGGCATTTGAAGACTCAGCccgtgaagaagaagaagaaatcatgGGCTCAAATATGCTGCTTTTCAAGTTCCAACAAACGTCAGCGCAATGGCAGTATGGACTACGTTAATACTTGA
- the LOC129873749 gene encoding transcription factor DIVARICATA-like, whose product MEEMKNDYINLFKEVEMENSSKNKDVEDNSSDKPPQVENTRSRRRRRGIPWTEGEHQLFLMGLNKFGKGDWKSISRYYVVSKTATQVASHAQKYFCRRTSRTPVERRRASINDIQTVTLTPRRTTTVTTTPTPMINNNILAYNNNYQVGSSSMPFHYSNNIFGGTNSSNEKFGRFHRGEASGSNSFVMGQNNNLPRPVSPRPFLSMYSRGDKPQV is encoded by the exons ATGGAGGAAATGAAAAACGACTACATAAACCTCTTCAAAGAAGTTGAAATGGAGAATTCTTCGAAAAACAAAgacgtt GAAGATAACTCATCAGACAAGCCGCCTCAAGTCGAAAACACTCGTTCACGTCGTCGCCGAAGGGGAATTCCATGGACTGAAGGAGAACACCA GTTGTTTCTTATGGGACTGAACAAATTTGGGAAAGGAGATTGGAAGAGCATCTCAAGGTACTACGTTGTTTCGAAGACAGCGACTCAAGTGGCTAGTCATGCTCAAAAGTATTTCTGTCGTAGGACTAGTAGAACTCCAGTGGAGCGTCGTCGCGCTAGCATCAATGACATTCAAACTGTCACCCTTACTCCTAGGAGGACAACTACTGTGACAACAACTCCAACTCCTATGATCAATAATAACATACTTGCTTATAACAACAATTATCAAGTTGGCTCTTCATCAATGCCTTTTCACTATTCTAATAACATTTTTGGTGGTACCAACAGCTCCAATGAAAAGTTTGGGAGATTTCATCGGGGTGAAGCATCTGGCAGCAACTCGTTTGTTATGGGACAAAACAACAATCTCCCAAGGCCAGTGTCACCTCGCCCTTTTCTTTCCATGTACTCGCGGGGTGATAAACCCCAAGTCTAA